A single Atribacterota bacterium DNA region contains:
- the pgsW gene encoding poly-gamma-glutamate system protein, producing the protein MKTWIKYNIKLKNLIILFLIIIIGFVAVENSIKRVHVPYYQLQVEAARVMTESLYVIKEEREAKGIVIDEKLDPNKTGLIGEEYTLLTTTLGNLSAKRTSTNPDFAALMVKYFYEAGLQSGDIVAIGSSGSFPALLIATLSACKSMELAPLIIYSIGASEYGATIPELTFIDMLETLRENKVLPYKILAVSMGGNKDQAESMLFPESVEIIRDIAKKTEAYFIDIEDLSENIQKRMEIYKEAAGEKPIKVFVNIGGASVNYGNTSASITYPNGLVINGPKIPDNPERGLIFEYQLLNIPVIHLLNVRDLALKNGIPIDPIPLPEIGTSQVFFQNKAQKWIIVLIILISAIYLFLAKNNKE; encoded by the coding sequence ATGAAAACATGGATAAAATATAACATAAAATTAAAAAATTTGATTATTTTATTTTTGATTATTATAATCGGATTTGTTGCAGTAGAAAACTCCATAAAAAGAGTGCATGTGCCTTATTATCAGTTACAGGTTGAAGCTGCCAGGGTAATGACTGAGTCTTTATATGTAATAAAGGAAGAAAGAGAAGCAAAAGGGATTGTGATTGATGAAAAATTAGATCCAAATAAAACAGGTCTAATTGGTGAAGAATATACATTATTGACCACCACTCTCGGTAATTTAAGCGCTAAGAGAACATCAACAAATCCCGATTTCGCTGCTTTAATGGTTAAATATTTTTATGAAGCCGGATTACAGTCGGGAGATATTGTAGCAATAGGGTCAAGTGGTTCATTTCCAGCATTATTAATTGCCACATTATCAGCATGTAAATCAATGGAATTAGCGCCATTGATTATTTATTCGATAGGCGCATCTGAGTATGGAGCCACAATACCGGAGCTAACATTTATTGATATGCTTGAAACTCTTCGTGAAAATAAAGTGTTGCCATATAAAATACTTGCTGTTTCTATGGGTGGAAATAAAGATCAGGCTGAGTCTATGCTTTTTCCTGAATCAGTGGAAATTATAAGGGATATTGCAAAAAAAACAGAGGCTTATTTTATAGATATAGAGGATTTGTCAGAAAATATCCAAAAAAGAATGGAAATATATAAAGAGGCGGCGGGGGAAAAACCAATAAAGGTATTTGTTAATATTGGTGGTGCTTCGGTAAATTATGGTAATACCTCTGCTTCAATTACTTATCCAAATGGCTTAGTTATTAACGGACCGAAAATTCCTGATAATCCGGAACGGGGACTAATTTTTGAATATCAATTGTTAAATATTCCGGTTATACACCTGTTAAATGTAAGGGATTTAGCATTAAAAAATGGTATCCCCATCGATCCAATTCCTCTTCCGGAAATAGGAACATCACAGGTATTTTTCCAGAATAAAGCACAAAAATGGATTATAGTTTTAATAATTCTTATCTCTGCTATTTATCTTTTTTTGGCAAAGAATAATAAAGAATAA
- a CDS encoding C69 family dipeptidase, whose protein sequence is MKRNKYLLSLIVIVFVIAFSVSYSFAQCTIIGAGTGATVDGSTITTHNDDSGVADFRLWIIPEMDWPEGATRDIVVDGHNYIDYGNWPDIDYGDKAIVMEQMNQVEQTYQYLHSRYSFINANGLTMGESTFGQGNTSTDLGKEIRTVLRDDSEGIVDCWMAQDIALERAKTAREAVRIMGDLVEEYGWYGSGEIMNISDGEEVWIAEYYGRDLWVAVRMPDDHVFVGANTARIRGIDLNDEENVMHSPNLISFAVEHGWYDPETDGPFNPADVYAPRTEGYWNPREWRVIDLVAPSLAVEPYQTHYPLFVKPDNKLSVHDIFKISGDVYRGTEFDLTKGPGAGPWGDPLGNYRIAGRERPVGIPLTCYLQVSQTKSWLPEPIKGVVWFGYGAVDSTYLTPLLASMEKLPDFYQTGSRYETFRRDSGWWVNSYVQQMARFRYNEAIQDIYQIRDPRMESIYKQTAALQEAAAELYETDPEIAIKLLSDFAYNTAVDWHETWLQLGDELMGKYAFDRVRVQGDMYPEWWIDWLTRAVEEIEVVEVD, encoded by the coding sequence TAGTCTTTGTCATCGCTTTTTCCGTATCCTACAGTTTCGCACAATGCACTATTATTGGTGCAGGTACTGGAGCCACAGTTGACGGATCGACTATTACTACTCATAATGATGATTCTGGTGTAGCGGATTTTCGCTTATGGATCATTCCTGAGATGGATTGGCCTGAAGGTGCTACCCGGGATATAGTTGTTGATGGTCATAATTATATTGATTATGGAAACTGGCCAGATATTGATTATGGGGATAAAGCTATTGTAATGGAGCAAATGAATCAAGTTGAGCAAACCTATCAATATTTACATTCCCGCTATTCCTTTATAAATGCAAATGGTTTAACCATGGGTGAGTCTACCTTTGGTCAGGGTAATACATCAACAGACTTAGGAAAAGAAATACGAACAGTTTTAAGGGATGATAGTGAAGGAATAGTAGATTGCTGGATGGCTCAGGATATAGCACTGGAGAGGGCTAAAACTGCCCGGGAAGCTGTCCGAATAATGGGAGATTTAGTTGAAGAATATGGTTGGTATGGCTCAGGGGAAATAATGAATATCTCTGATGGTGAAGAAGTCTGGATTGCAGAGTATTATGGCAGAGATTTGTGGGTTGCTGTAAGAATGCCCGATGATCATGTTTTTGTTGGGGCTAATACAGCAAGAATTAGAGGTATTGACCTGAATGATGAAGAAAATGTCATGCACTCACCTAATTTAATATCTTTTGCTGTAGAACACGGCTGGTATGATCCTGAAACAGATGGGCCTTTCAATCCTGCTGATGTATACGCCCCACGTACTGAAGGATACTGGAACCCACGAGAATGGCGTGTAATTGATCTGGTGGCACCATCTTTGGCAGTTGAGCCTTATCAGACACATTATCCACTATTTGTTAAACCGGATAACAAGCTTTCAGTACATGATATTTTTAAAATTTCCGGTGATGTATACCGTGGAACCGAATTCGATCTTACCAAAGGTCCGGGAGCTGGTCCATGGGGAGATCCTTTAGGTAATTATCGAATAGCCGGAAGAGAAAGACCGGTTGGTATACCGTTAACCTGTTATTTGCAAGTTTCTCAAACAAAAAGCTGGTTACCTGAACCAATAAAAGGTGTTGTATGGTTTGGTTATGGTGCAGTTGATTCTACCTATCTTACCCCATTATTGGCGTCAATGGAAAAATTGCCTGATTTCTATCAGACTGGTTCGAGATATGAGACATTTAGAAGAGATTCCGGGTGGTGGGTAAATAGTTATGTACAACAGATGGCAAGATTCAGATATAATGAGGCAATTCAGGATATTTACCAGATTAGAGACCCCAGAATGGAATCAATCTATAAACAAACTGCAGCATTACAAGAGGCAGCAGCTGAATTATATGAAACTGATCCGGAAATAGCGATTAAACTGTTAAGTGATTTTGCTTACAATACGGCAGTTGACTGGCATGAAACATGGTTACAGTTAGGTGATGAACTTATGGGTAAATATGCCTTTGACCGTGTTCGAGTACAAGGAGATATGTATCCGGAGTGGTGGATCGATTGGCTGACTCGAGCTGTTGAAGAGATTGAAGTGGTAGAAGTAGACTAA